In Polaribacter sp. Hel_I_88, the following proteins share a genomic window:
- a CDS encoding DUF2834 domain-containing protein gives MKLKYLYLFLSILGICYTWYYNIQYFNTVENANLIGFFQDAQQNFAGKSFGADLTVVVFTFFAFMIPESLRLKIKYWWVLIPFTFLIAIAFTFPLFLYMRENALEKSMNEA, from the coding sequence ATGAAACTAAAATATCTCTATTTATTTTTATCAATCCTTGGAATTTGCTATACTTGGTACTACAACATCCAATATTTTAATACTGTAGAAAATGCAAATTTGATAGGTTTCTTTCAAGATGCACAACAAAATTTTGCAGGTAAATCTTTTGGAGCAGATTTAACAGTGGTGGTTTTTACGTTTTTTGCTTTTATGATTCCAGAATCTTTACGCTTAAAAATAAAATATTGGTGGGTTTTAATTCCGTTTACATTTTTAATTGCAATCGCTTTTACCTTTCCACTATTCTTATATATGAGAGAAAATGCTTTAGAAAAAAGTATGAATGAAGCATAA
- a CDS encoding type II toxin-antitoxin system ParD family antitoxin: MSRQSISFTQPNDEWLKSQVDSNEYSSKSELVNDLIRQARKQQTEIDWIRSKIEAAEKSGFTNQSKEEILAESKSFLNGKI, from the coding sequence ATGTCTAGACAAAGTATCTCTTTTACACAACCCAATGATGAATGGTTAAAATCTCAAGTAGATTCTAACGAATATTCTAGCAAAAGTGAATTGGTGAACGATTTGATAAGACAAGCAAGAAAACAACAAACAGAAATAGATTGGATTCGCTCTAAAATTGAAGCTGCAGAAAAAAGTGGTTTTACAAATCAATCAAAAGAAGAAATTTTAGCAGAATCTAAGTCATTTTTGAATGGCAAAATATAA
- a CDS encoding type II toxin-antitoxin system RelE/ParE family toxin translates to MAKYKLSEVAKEDLIRIHNYGFQKFGMQQADKYFDSFFTHFDNIAERPFSFESVDFIKKGYRRCVCGSDSIYFRINNDIVEIMTIIGRQDLNTIL, encoded by the coding sequence ATGGCAAAATATAAGTTAAGTGAAGTTGCAAAAGAGGATTTAATAAGAATTCATAACTATGGATTTCAAAAATTTGGAATGCAACAAGCAGATAAATATTTTGATTCTTTTTTCACTCATTTTGATAATATTGCAGAACGCCCATTTTCTTTTGAATCAGTAGATTTTATTAAGAAAGGTTATAGACGTTGTGTTTGTGGTTCTGATAGTATTTATTTTAGAATCAATAATGATATTGTAGAAATTATGACGATAATTGGAAGACAAGATTTAAATACTATTTTATGA